Part of the Phacochoerus africanus isolate WHEZ1 chromosome 8, ROS_Pafr_v1, whole genome shotgun sequence genome is shown below.
ACAGGAGAGAGAACAACAAACACCTTTATTACACGAGCTGGGACAGGAGGAGGACTCATTTGCCTTTCCGGGCCTTGATTTTCCTCAGATAGAACTCCAGCTCCTTGCCCTCTAGCACGTAGCCATCTGCTCGGCCACACTGGCCTGGTCTTGAAGCGATGCACGCTGTGCGAGAGAGAGCACGTGGGCCTTAGCAATGTGACCACACATTCCTCCCCCACCTGCGCATCCCTCAAGTGTCCACGTCGGGCCAGGTATCTGGGGGGCAGGCACGAAGCCCACTGTCTCCTCAGATATACTTTATCGTCACTTAATGTCAGTAGCAGAACTGGACAAAGTTCTCATCACCGAGACAGCCCCTCAGCCTGGACAGACTCCTTAGGATGCTTCCTAAGGCCTACGGGCTGCTGCCCACTCTTCTCCATTTTGGGGTCAAACTAATGGGATGACCGAATACTCTGATGTGTGTCAGAAACTAGACCAGAAGGACACTGTGTCTCGGGACACCCCACCCGCAAGGACAAAAGCCATCTCACCAAGAAGCTTGCCCTGCTGGAACTGCTCCTCTAGGAGACTGCTGATTTtggcattctttttcctttcatcatacTTCTTCTGAATTTTCTTTGATCGCTTTTTGTTTAAAATCTCTTCCTCCTCAGGAGTCTGGATATAGCAAATACGAGTGGGTTAGGGGTGGGCCCTCAGCCCTCAGCTCAGGAAAGACAGGTCATCTCAGCCCTGAACCTTGCACATCCCACAGCCACGCCACCTTCCTCAGTGCTAAAGGCTTTCATCGCTCTCCCTTCAGCAGCAGAACTGGACAGAGTTTTCATCACGAGAAGGCTGCAACCAGGCttgcctcccccaaccccctcccagGAAGTTGGCTCCCCAAACACTCACCAGCTTGGCCCCCTTCTTGCGGCCCAGGGGCAGCGCGTAGTGGGACTCGTACCACTGTCGGTACGGCGTGCTGTCAATGAGCACAATGCAGTTCTTCACCAGGGTCTTGGTGCGGACCAGTTCATTGTTGGATGCGTTGTACACAACGTCAATAATCCTCGTCTTTCGTGTGCAACCTGCTCACAGAAATTCAGAACCAAGCCATTTAAACATGAGGCCAAGTGCCCCgacccctgccacagcagggTTTAAGGAGAAGGGAACTCGAAGCCTTTTttgggccgcgcctgtggcatgtttagttcctgggccatggatggaaccagagtcACAAAGCcccccaagccactgtagtgacacgAGATTCTTAACGTACCGCACCACAAGAAACCCAAGAACTCTACGCCTTCACCGAACCATGAGGCATCATGCACCTTCTAAAATCCCATCTTTCCAGACATGGCTGGTATCCACACATACAGTCTCTAGATTCAGCCCCAATCTCAGGCTACAGGAGTTAAGAGGCAGGTAAGACGGAAACAACTCTCCACAACCCCAAAGTCTTTCGACAAAAGAGAGCTCAGTATCTTGGTCCAGGCCATGGCTTCCTGCTACAAGCACTTACTGAAGCTTAGAAAGGTTTAGGTGCTGAGTTCCCACCCACGCCTGGAGGGCCTCCACTCACACTCGGAGCCCCAGGAGAAGTTCCCCACGTCCAGCCTCAAGGCCCGATACTTCTTGTTACCTCCCCGCACACGGACTGTGTGTATGCGGCGAGGGCCAATCTAGAAAACACAAGGAGACAGGAGGAACCAGGTTATTAAAGAGAGCAAGACCcgacagagaaaggaaagcaagCGGATGGAGGCAACACAGTCAGTGTAACTATGACACGTCCTAGCATTGGCAAGTGGTACACAAATGACCAAGACGGCCACAACCACGCCTAAGGATCCTTTTTTCATCACTCTCGTCGCCTCCACGAGGGAAAGCCTGATTCCCGACACTGCATTACCTCTCCATGCAACGGCAAGACCAAGTGTCCGACTACGCCTGCGGAGCCCACTCCCTCCAGGCACTCCTAGGACACAGCGGCTGTCTCCGTGCAGCCTTAATTATTCACGACACGCAGAGGCCGACCGCACATCGCAGAGCCCCGCAGAGATACAACCGCCCCCGAGGGGACCATCTCCCCGGCGCTGGGGCCCCGCACGCACCTTGGTGTTTGCAGCGGGGCGTCCCAGCTCATACTTCCGCTTCTTGTGGTAGGGCTTTCTCTTGCCCCCAGTCTTGCGGCGCTTGTGCCAGTTGTCCCGAGAGATGCCTACGGGTGAGAGCGGAGGAGCGGCAGCCTGAGTCAGGGAACCCGGGGCCGGGCCCGGGCAGCCCAGCGGCCCGCGCGGGCGGCCGCACGCTCAGCTCTCCAAGGTTGGATCCCCCACTGCGAAGTCGGGAGGTCACAGCATTTCTGAGTTGTCATCACGCACGTGCGGCCCGGCCGGGCCCCCTTCCCGCCTCGACCCCGGCAGCCATGATGGGGCCGCTCGCGGCTCCGAGCCCGGCGGTCCCCGCAGCGACTTCGGCGGCCTGAACCCAAGCATCACGCTTCTCACGGAGGCTCGAAGCTGGGAGCCCGGGCGCCCGTGCTCTCAGCTGGGCCGCGAGGCAGGATGGCGCCGGATTGAGCTCACGCCCCGACCCCGGGCCCGCGGCAGAGCGCCACTCACCCATCGCTCGGCGCCGGCTGGAAAGAGAAAACGCAGCGCGTCACGGTCCGGTTTGTAAAACGCAGCCCCGCCTCCTGACGTCTCTTCCGGGCGACGCGCGGCGCGGCCTGGAGCCGGAGGGCGGCCTTGCTTACGTGCTCGCGGCGGCGCCGCGGAGGCCTCGGGCGGGCGAGGCTCCCGAGGGCGCTGCCGGCGGGGCAGGGGCCGGGCGCGGGTGCTGGGGGCTCAGGGTGGGCGCTCGCCTGGCCCTCTGTTTCACAAAGACCCCTGTTCGCAGCCGTTGCGGCGGTCCTGAGGAGGGCTGCGGGGGAGGGCGGAAGGCGCTAGACAGGGACGTGGAGGTGGACTTGGGTTTCGCTTCGAAGGGTTTGCTTTAGGGCGTCAGGGCGTCTGAATTTCTCAGGGGACCCGTTGCGTGACTCTTGGTGCTGTTTAGTGAGAAGGTGGGCGCTGTCCTGGACGCGGTCGTGGTGCGCTCCGGATGCCTCTGGCAGGTGGGAATGACAGGTGGCTGGGTGTTCGTGTCCGCTAGAGAAGGGGTCTGGCCAGACGATGTCACTTTGGGAAGCAAAGCCGCAGGAATGAACGGAACCTAGGGAGGGAGCCTAAGGAAACTCTTCCTGTAAAGGGTCAGTTAATACTGAGAGAGTATTAACTCAGGTCGTCAGTGGAGGAGCCTGGGCTtggatgcattctttgatatggccctTGATTCCCGGtcgtggcttaagggctccagggagtaacatcctcACAGGCCTTGTTGACTCTAGGGAGGGTACCTCGCCCGGATGGACATGGACCCCTCATCCCCTGTGACTCTGTTTacgggaagaaaaggacaaagaaactatgagacttaggggacatttccacccctaagaccccactggacaaggactgatgtgggtaattgaacaaggccaatgggagaagaccgcatctctctggacccccacgttggtacccccccatctttaagagataaaaacccctataggacaatagagaaagggggctcttttcccctcctcctagcaaccctgggagctatctgctttcctttaataaagatgttgcttgcttgctgcctgtgtgtttgcggAGTTCACTCTTTgactgccgtgaacaagaacctggattccaggATCATCTTTCTGGTATCAATACTTCAGCCTTTGTGGGCTGTAAGGTCCTTGTCACGACCACTCAGTTTTGCTTCGTAGTGTGAACGCAGCCATAGTAGTAAAAGAGCGCAGGTGGCGGCGCAGCAGTAAAACTTCGTGGATACTGAGATTCACCTGTCCTGAAACAAACGTGATTTTTTTGCCCCCAAACattcaaaacataaaaaccattcttagtgCATGGACGCTGTCAGCGTGCAGtagtgtgccaggccctggcacCAAGAAATACAAGAAGAGGGGCTAGGACCAAGGCTTGGGAATGGCAACGTTTAAGGTCAGGCAGAGCAAAGGAGATGGAGGGTGCAATTAAGAGTGgccagaggagggagttccctgcgtggcgcagtggttaacgaatccaactaggaaccatgaggttgcgggtttggtccctggccttgctcagtgggttaacgatccggcgttgccgtgagctgtggtgtaggttgcagacgcggctcggatcccgcgttgctgtggctctggtgtaggccggtggctacagctccgattggacccctagcctgggaagctccatatgccacaggggcggcccaagaaatagcaaaaagaaaaaaaaaaaaaaaaagagtggccagAGGAAAGCCAGCACAGGGTGATGTGGTTTAGTCAAAGGGAGGgctgaaaaatgatttttttttttttttagggccaagctctcggcatatgggaagttcccaggctaggagtctaatcagagctacagctactggcctacaacacagctgcgCCAGATCCAGGTGGCATCTGTGATCTACCTCggcctcatggttgctagttggattcatttcctggcctgggaacctccacatgctgtgagtgtggtcaaaaaacagaaagaaaacaaacaaaaaagtttctgCGATCACAGAGCTCCCGCTTAGTCACAGAAGCTGGGCTCTTCTCCAAACTATTCTgcccaaattacattcccactgGACCAACAGAGAGGAACTGACCAGGTGGGGCCTAACAGGCCATAGTAGGGCATTCAGAATtcatcctttggagttcccatcgtggctcagcagaaatgaatctgacgagcatccatgaggacacaggtccgatccctggccttgctcagtggattaaggatccactgttgccgtgggctgtggttaagtcgcagactcggttcggatctggtgtggctgtggtgtaggccggcagctgcagctctgatttgacccctagcctaggaacctccatatgctgcgggtgtggccctaaaaagacaaaaaaaaaaaccccaaaccccacaaTAACTCATCCTTTATGTTGTTGAAGGATTCCCCTGGCTGGTTGGGGAGAATGGGTCACTGGGAGTCAGGAATTCAAGCAGGGGACCAGTTGGGGAAGGCGGTCAGGTCTGGCATTCTTTAGTCTTTGCAATTCGATAAGGTAGGTATTGGCGggctcatttcacagatgagggggAAAGTTAGGTATCTGAAAGATTTTAAGCCCTCAAGAGCTAGTGCCATTTCTGTCAAACTTCTGATTTAGCTAAATTTCTGAATCCATGTCCTCTAGTTTTTTATTTAGTGGCACCTCAAACTCCTGTAATTTTCTCACCATGAGGTAAGAGAATGGCCCCACTTTACAATGAAGCAGCCGAGGCTGAGAGCTGTAGAACCTGGTACGTTCAACCCCACCCTCCCCTGACGTTTCTGCAGACGCGCACACTCCCTGCTCCCCACATATCGGAGGCCTTTCTAAAACATGTTCGAGAATTCTTTTGTGATATACCGGGTTGTGATATaccagtttgggttgctgctgtggcatgggtttaatccctgacccaggaacttcagcatgccgtgggtatggccaaaaatcaaaaacaaaaataaaaaaaccctcacaTATTTAAAAGTGTGGCTTTTATGCTAAAAACCTTAAAGCACATGAACATTTAGATAATTCATGttctggcattcctgttgtggctcatcggaaacaaacccagctagtatccatgaggatgcagttcaatccctggccttactcagtgggttaaggatccagcattaccatgagctgtggtgtagttcatagacatggctcagatctggcatggctgtggcataggctggcagctgcatctgttttgacccctagcctgggaaccttcatatgctgtgggtgggtcccttaaagaaaagaaaaaaaaaaaagataattcatgtTCTGTGACGTGGGATCTGGAGTCTTCTAGTTGCCAAACCATCCATGCTCTACTCCTCAGTCTACTTGGCAcacttctctcattttttaagaCCAAATGTGTTGCTCATCAGATCCTTTCCTGTCCAGCAAGGCAAGTGCTTTCAGACGCCTTTAACACGCCCTGCGCAGACTGTAAATGACAGAGCACCAGCTCCTCTCGGCTTTCGGCTTCTGGCTCCTGCCCCAGTCTGCCCTAacagggcagaggctggagtcTTGACCATGTCGCTGACACTGCAGGAGAGGGTTTGGCCTCCTGAGAGGAGAAGGACAGAATTGGCCCCATCCAGAGCTACACTGGGGCCTAAGTCCCAGAGGGCTCAGACGCATCCTGA
Proteins encoded:
- the RPS8 gene encoding 40S ribosomal protein S8, whose product is MGISRDNWHKRRKTGGKRKPYHKKRKYELGRPAANTKIGPRRIHTVRVRGGNKKYRALRLDVGNFSWGSECCTRKTRIIDVVYNASNNELVRTKTLVKNCIVLIDSTPYRQWYESHYALPLGRKKGAKLTPEEEEILNKKRSKKIQKKYDERKKNAKISSLLEEQFQQGKLLACIASRPGQCGRADGYVLEGKELEFYLRKIKARKGK